One Moorella sp. E308F DNA segment encodes these proteins:
- a CDS encoding sensor histidine kinase: MPLFISLVERMSVVITLAFILSRSRIFRKLLQEQASSYQKLLLILLFGLLGIFGSYTGIPIQDALANSRVIAPMVGGLFGGPLVGFLAGLIAGGHRFFMGGFTALACGVSTTVEGLLGGLVARAYRRRPLPWPVAFAAGFVAEALQMLIILALARPFAAAWSLVKIIAWPMMLVNASGIALAVIIIQSVLREQELAGAVQAQKALKIANKTLPYLRRGLNADSARQAAAIIMEITGLEAVAITSGDEILAHVGAGSDHHRQGQKVLTNATRQALDTGKIQVAQVAAEIGCHHHGCPLKAAVVVPLHSRGKVIGTLKLYHTRANAVGPLDLELAAGLGHLFSTQLELAEIDRQEQLVAKAEIRALQSQINPHFLFNALNTIMSVCRLDPEKARQLLGYLGDFFRRNLQHPERPVTLATEIEHVRSYLAIEKARFGSRLEVTIDVEPGVAHYLLPALTLQPLVENAVKHGLLPRREGGQVTITAREVNGEALITVSDNGIGIDLNKVNGLLTGKPGNSNNVGLLNVHERLRLLYGPEYGLRFSLNPEGGTRVEFSLPRQGQAVLKEGVAS; the protein is encoded by the coding sequence ATGCCCCTTTTCATATCCCTGGTTGAACGGATGAGTGTAGTTATAACCCTGGCCTTTATCCTGAGCCGTTCCCGGATATTCCGGAAACTGCTCCAAGAGCAGGCCAGTTCCTACCAAAAACTCCTACTAATCCTGCTTTTTGGCCTGCTTGGGATCTTCGGCAGCTACACCGGCATCCCCATCCAGGATGCCCTGGCCAACTCCCGGGTCATTGCCCCCATGGTCGGCGGGCTGTTTGGTGGTCCCCTGGTTGGTTTCCTCGCCGGGCTTATTGCCGGCGGCCACCGGTTTTTTATGGGGGGCTTTACCGCCCTGGCCTGTGGCGTTTCCACCACTGTCGAAGGCCTGCTGGGGGGCCTGGTGGCGCGGGCCTACCGCCGGCGCCCTTTGCCCTGGCCGGTGGCCTTTGCCGCCGGTTTTGTTGCTGAAGCATTGCAGATGCTGATTATCCTGGCCCTGGCGCGGCCTTTTGCCGCCGCCTGGAGCCTGGTCAAGATCATCGCGTGGCCCATGATGCTGGTTAATGCCAGCGGCATTGCCCTGGCCGTAATCATTATCCAGAGTGTGCTTCGGGAGCAGGAGCTGGCCGGTGCCGTCCAGGCCCAGAAGGCCTTAAAGATTGCCAACAAGACCCTGCCGTACTTACGCCGGGGCCTCAATGCGGATTCCGCCCGCCAGGCAGCCGCTATTATTATGGAGATTACGGGCCTGGAGGCTGTAGCCATTACCAGCGGCGATGAGATCCTGGCCCACGTCGGTGCCGGGAGCGACCATCACCGCCAGGGCCAGAAGGTCCTGACCAACGCCACCCGCCAGGCCCTCGACACCGGCAAAATTCAGGTGGCCCAGGTAGCAGCAGAAATCGGCTGCCACCACCATGGTTGTCCCTTAAAGGCAGCCGTAGTCGTCCCTTTGCACTCGCGGGGCAAGGTAATCGGCACCTTAAAGCTCTACCATACCCGGGCCAATGCCGTTGGCCCCCTGGACCTGGAGCTGGCCGCCGGCCTGGGCCACCTCTTCTCCACCCAGCTGGAACTGGCGGAAATTGACCGGCAGGAACAACTGGTTGCCAAAGCCGAAATCCGGGCCCTGCAGTCCCAGATCAACCCCCACTTTTTGTTTAATGCCCTGAATACCATCATGTCCGTCTGCCGCCTGGACCCGGAAAAGGCGCGGCAGCTCCTGGGCTACCTGGGGGACTTTTTCCGCCGCAACCTGCAGCACCCGGAGCGGCCGGTCACCCTGGCTACGGAAATTGAGCATGTACGTTCTTACCTGGCCATTGAGAAGGCCCGCTTCGGCTCCCGCCTGGAGGTAACCATTGATGTCGAGCCCGGAGTGGCCCATTACCTTTTGCCGGCCCTGACCCTCCAGCCCCTGGTGGAAAACGCCGTCAAGCACGGCCTTTTACCCCGCCGGGAGGGAGGACAGGTAACCATCACCGCCCGGGAGGTAAACGGCGAGGCCCTGATAACAGTTAGTGACAATGGTATAGGTATAGATTTAAACAAAGTAAACGGGTTATTAACGGGTAAACCGGGCAATAGTAACAATGTCGGCCTGCTTAACGTCCATGAGCGCCTGCGCCTGCTCTACGGCCCGGAATACGGCCTCCGCTTTAGCCTGAATCCGGAAGGCGGTACGCGAGTGGAATTCTCCCTGCCCCGGCAGGGGCAGGCGGTACTGAAGGAAGGGGTTGCCAGTTGA
- the amrS gene encoding AmmeMemoRadiSam system radical SAM enzyme: MAGREAMYYVKLSGEKVECRLCPHTCVIAPGGRGICRVRENREGRLYTRNYGRCSSLALDPIEKKPLYHFYPGSLILSAGTVGCNFRCEFCQNWEIAQEEPETVAITPEDLVRKAREAGSLGIAYTYSEPLVWFEFVLATARLAREAGLKNVMVTNGFIRPDPLAELLPWIDAWNIDVKGFNLEFYRKVVHGDYRPVLETAAAALKAGSHVEITTLLVTGLNDDPEALAELVKWVADNLSVDTPLHFSRYFPRYRLKAPPTPLATMRRAREVARQYLHYVYLGNVADPEANNTYCPVCGELVIRRTGYHVSLPGLAGRTCRACGSELAIVRD; encoded by the coding sequence ATGGCCGGAAGGGAAGCTATGTATTATGTAAAGTTATCCGGAGAGAAGGTGGAATGCCGTCTCTGCCCCCATACCTGTGTTATTGCCCCCGGTGGCCGGGGCATCTGCCGGGTACGGGAAAACCGGGAGGGGCGTCTATATACCCGCAACTACGGCCGCTGTTCCTCCCTCGCCCTGGATCCCATTGAAAAAAAGCCCCTCTATCATTTTTATCCCGGGAGCCTCATACTCTCGGCCGGTACAGTGGGCTGCAATTTTCGCTGTGAGTTCTGCCAGAATTGGGAGATAGCCCAGGAAGAGCCGGAGACGGTAGCCATCACCCCGGAGGACCTGGTCCGGAAGGCCCGGGAAGCAGGCAGCCTGGGGATAGCATATACCTATTCCGAGCCCCTGGTGTGGTTTGAGTTTGTCCTGGCTACAGCCCGGCTGGCCCGGGAAGCGGGACTGAAGAATGTTATGGTGACCAACGGCTTTATCCGGCCGGACCCCCTGGCCGAGCTCCTGCCCTGGATTGATGCCTGGAATATTGATGTCAAGGGTTTTAACCTGGAATTTTACCGTAAAGTCGTCCATGGCGACTACCGGCCCGTCCTTGAGACGGCGGCGGCAGCATTAAAAGCTGGCAGCCACGTAGAGATCACGACGCTCTTAGTGACCGGCTTAAACGACGACCCGGAGGCACTGGCCGAGCTGGTAAAATGGGTGGCGGATAATTTAAGCGTAGATACGCCCCTGCACTTTTCCCGCTACTTTCCCCGGTACCGCCTGAAGGCGCCGCCGACGCCCCTGGCGACCATGCGCCGCGCCCGGGAAGTGGCCCGGCAGTACTTACATTATGTTTACCTGGGTAATGTGGCCGACCCGGAGGCGAACAACACCTACTGCCCGGTTTGCGGCGAACTGGTCATCCGGCGGACAGGTTATCATGTTTCCCTGCCGGGCCTGGCAGGGCGTACCTGCCGCGCCTGCGGAAGCGAGCTGGCTATTGTAAGGGATTGA
- a CDS encoding N-acetylmuramoyl-L-alanine amidase — MARVVFVPRRRSLKFMAAVLVVTAVLLAWSRYQGLKEEQAIQALSWAVANQVVVVDPGHGGIDSGATGPAGTPEDRINLAISQRLAEFLSQGGAHVFLTRQDENVQEGESGDDLVERVKLARKVKADLFISVHCNAFDGRERGAQLFYDPKSPEGKKLAEAIQAEIRRRLANTDRVPLSIDAFVLRTQKIPAVIVEVGFISNPREEKLLADPHYQRQMAFAIYAGVVNYLAGKGPGAGEYGQAKRKAP, encoded by the coding sequence ATGGCGCGGGTGGTATTTGTTCCCCGGCGGCGCAGCCTTAAGTTTATGGCAGCCGTACTGGTAGTTACGGCTGTACTTTTGGCCTGGAGTCGCTACCAGGGCCTGAAAGAGGAGCAGGCCATCCAGGCCCTTTCCTGGGCGGTGGCCAACCAGGTGGTGGTGGTCGACCCCGGCCACGGCGGGATTGATTCCGGAGCCACAGGCCCGGCTGGAACCCCGGAAGACCGGATTAACCTGGCTATCAGCCAGCGCCTGGCAGAATTTTTAAGCCAGGGCGGCGCTCACGTTTTCCTCACCCGCCAGGATGAAAACGTCCAGGAAGGAGAATCCGGCGATGATCTGGTGGAACGGGTTAAGCTCGCCCGGAAGGTCAAGGCTGACCTCTTTATCTCCGTCCACTGCAACGCCTTTGACGGCCGGGAAAGGGGCGCCCAGCTCTTTTACGACCCCAAATCGCCGGAAGGGAAAAAACTGGCTGAGGCCATCCAGGCGGAAATCAGGCGCCGCCTGGCCAATACCGACCGGGTGCCTTTAAGTATTGATGCCTTTGTCCTGCGTACCCAGAAGATCCCGGCAGTCATTGTGGAAGTCGGCTTTATCTCCAACCCCCGGGAAGAAAAGCTCCTGGCGGATCCCCACTACCAGCGCCAGATGGCCTTTGCCATCTATGCCGGCGTTGTTAATTACCTGGCGGGAAAAGGCCCCGGGGCTGGGGAGTACGGCCAGGCAAAAAGAAAAGCCCCCTGA
- a CDS encoding M20 family metallopeptidase, whose product MLAVKERIARDIDTLKEQIINVAEAIYDHPELGNQEYFAVDLLTGILAERGFKITRPLCQLPTAFKAELVGGPGPRVALLAEYDALPGLGHACGHNLIAAASLGAALALATIINELRGTIVVLGTPAEETRGAKVVLVRHGVLDDLDAVMMFHPGDTTTVEVNSLALEALEFVFEGRAAHAASSPEEGINALEAVIQLFNNINSLRPYLKDGTSIQGIITEGGTSPNVIPERAVARFYVRARTRGALNKVVKRVENCATAAALATGCRYWYHNYEPSYEPMLTNRALAAAWRDNLKKLGVMDSGSPSYSRGSLDMGNVSQVVPAIHPYLSLNAGKMVPHSYQFARAVRGEAGRRVVILAAKALAWTAADVMLDRELLQRIKKEFASTIHTRHPDA is encoded by the coding sequence ATGCTTGCCGTCAAAGAAAGAATTGCCCGGGACATTGATACCTTAAAAGAACAAATTATCAATGTGGCCGAGGCTATTTATGATCACCCGGAACTGGGTAACCAGGAGTATTTTGCCGTAGATCTACTGACAGGCATCCTGGCGGAGCGGGGTTTTAAGATTACCCGGCCCCTGTGCCAGCTGCCGACAGCCTTTAAGGCCGAGCTTGTCGGCGGTCCCGGTCCGCGGGTGGCCCTGCTGGCCGAATACGACGCCCTGCCAGGGCTGGGGCATGCCTGCGGTCACAACCTGATAGCTGCTGCCAGCCTCGGGGCGGCATTGGCGTTAGCAACTATAATTAATGAACTTCGGGGGACCATTGTCGTTTTAGGTACGCCGGCCGAAGAGACCCGAGGGGCCAAGGTTGTGCTGGTTCGCCATGGCGTCCTGGACGACCTGGACGCGGTGATGATGTTTCACCCTGGCGATACCACTACAGTAGAAGTAAATTCCCTCGCCTTGGAAGCCCTGGAATTCGTTTTTGAGGGGCGGGCAGCCCATGCCGCCTCCAGCCCGGAGGAAGGTATTAATGCCCTGGAAGCAGTCATCCAGTTATTCAACAATATCAACAGCCTGCGTCCCTACCTGAAAGACGGGACCAGCATCCAGGGTATTATTACCGAAGGGGGTACTTCGCCCAACGTCATTCCCGAACGTGCCGTGGCCCGCTTTTACGTACGGGCCCGTACCCGGGGTGCTTTAAATAAAGTGGTCAAACGGGTGGAGAATTGCGCTACGGCGGCAGCCCTGGCAACGGGTTGCCGTTACTGGTACCACAACTACGAACCTTCCTATGAACCCATGCTGACTAATCGCGCCCTGGCCGCAGCCTGGCGCGACAACTTGAAAAAGCTGGGAGTAATGGATTCGGGTTCCCCCAGCTACAGCCGCGGTTCCCTGGATATGGGTAATGTCAGCCAGGTGGTGCCAGCTATCCACCCCTACTTATCCCTGAACGCCGGCAAAATGGTGCCCCACAGCTACCAGTTTGCCCGGGCAGTACGAGGCGAGGCCGGGCGGCGGGTTGTAATCCTGGCTGCCAAAGCCCTGGCCTGGACGGCGGCGGATGTCATGCTTGACAGGGAGCTGTTGCAGCGAATTAAAAAGGAATTTGCCAGCACTATTCATACCCGCCATCCTGATGCATAA
- a CDS encoding LytR/AlgR family response regulator transcription factor: MIKALIVDDEEPARQELRYYIEQDANFTVCGEASGGSEALELASSLQPEVVFLDIELWDLDGVEVARLLLKQPRTPLIIFATAYDDYAIEAFELNAVDYLLKPFTAERVATTLARVRQLLQQHETPPLANLLRQLATTRKTTKVAAWKEDRLLVIDPGDIIYAEAQGHQVLLKTNQGTLRFPGTLQELEDKLDSGFLRVHRSFIVNLDLVREVVPYFHGTYRLMLKDQEKTEIPVGRTYLKDVRAVLGF; this comes from the coding sequence TTGATCAAGGCCCTTATCGTCGACGACGAAGAACCGGCCCGCCAAGAACTACGTTATTATATTGAACAGGATGCCAACTTTACGGTCTGCGGTGAGGCTTCCGGGGGCAGCGAGGCCCTGGAACTGGCCTCTTCCCTGCAGCCGGAGGTTGTTTTTCTGGATATTGAACTCTGGGACCTGGACGGGGTAGAAGTGGCGCGGCTGCTTTTAAAGCAGCCCCGTACCCCCTTAATCATCTTTGCCACTGCCTATGACGACTACGCCATCGAGGCCTTTGAACTCAATGCCGTCGATTACCTGTTAAAGCCCTTCACGGCCGAAAGGGTGGCCACCACCCTGGCCCGGGTGCGCCAGTTGCTCCAGCAACATGAAACCCCACCGCTGGCCAACCTCCTGCGCCAGCTGGCGACTACTCGCAAGACTACCAAGGTGGCCGCCTGGAAGGAAGACCGGCTGCTGGTTATCGACCCGGGGGATATTATTTATGCCGAAGCCCAGGGCCACCAGGTGCTCCTGAAAACTAACCAGGGCACTTTGCGATTTCCCGGCACCCTGCAGGAACTGGAAGACAAGCTGGACAGTGGTTTCTTAAGGGTCCACCGCAGCTTTATTGTCAACCTTGACCTGGTACGGGAAGTAGTCCCCTATTTCCACGGCACCTACCGCCTGATGCTCAAGGACCAGGAAAAGACCGAAATACCCGTCGGCCGCACCTATCTCAAGGACGTGCGGGCAGTCCTCGGCTTTTAA
- a CDS encoding aminopeptidase, producing MPDLASACRLALMECLAVRAGETVLVVTDTELQPIGEAFFEAARELKAEAAIIAMLPRDNHGQEPPAVVAAAMRQSRVAVLATSRSLSHTRARREANAAGARIASLPGATADMLERTLAVDYKALAADCEHYAAVLTRGQEVHLTTPAGTELTFSIAGRQGHPDTGLYTRPGSFGNLPAGEAYIAPVEGTAKGLLVIDGALAGIGVLEKPLRIKVEAGQAVAVSGGREARLLEDIFTRYGPASRNIAELGIGLNPLARLTGNVLEDEKVRGTVHIALGDNRNFGGQVEAPSHLDGILLQPRLRVDGQQVL from the coding sequence ATGCCTGATCTGGCTTCAGCCTGCCGCCTGGCCCTTATGGAATGCCTGGCGGTCAGGGCCGGAGAAACAGTTCTCGTCGTTACCGATACTGAACTGCAGCCTATCGGCGAGGCTTTTTTTGAGGCCGCCAGGGAGCTAAAAGCCGAGGCGGCCATCATCGCTATGCTGCCCCGGGACAACCACGGCCAGGAACCCCCGGCTGTGGTAGCGGCAGCCATGCGGCAAAGCCGGGTCGCCGTCCTGGCTACCTCCAGATCCCTATCCCACACCCGTGCCCGCCGGGAGGCTAACGCAGCCGGCGCCCGTATCGCCTCCTTACCCGGCGCCACAGCCGATATGTTGGAACGCACCCTGGCCGTCGACTATAAGGCCCTGGCTGCCGATTGTGAGCATTATGCAGCCGTTTTGACCCGGGGGCAGGAGGTCCACCTGACGACCCCGGCGGGAACGGAACTTACCTTTAGTATTGCCGGCCGCCAGGGGCACCCCGATACCGGCCTTTACACCCGGCCGGGCAGCTTTGGTAACCTGCCGGCGGGGGAGGCTTATATTGCCCCGGTGGAAGGAACGGCGAAGGGGCTCCTGGTTATTGACGGGGCCCTGGCCGGCATCGGCGTTTTAGAAAAACCCTTGCGGATTAAAGTTGAAGCAGGGCAGGCCGTTGCGGTCAGTGGTGGCCGGGAAGCCCGCCTGTTAGAGGATATTTTCACCCGTTACGGACCGGCCAGCCGCAACATTGCTGAACTGGGTATAGGGCTAAATCCCCTGGCCAGGCTGACAGGCAACGTCCTGGAGGATGAGAAGGTACGGGGTACAGTTCATATTGCCCTGGGGGACAATAGAAATTTTGGCGGCCAGGTGGAAGCTCCCAGCCACCTGGACGGCATTCTCCTCCAGCCCCGGCTCAGGGTTGACGGGCAGCAGGTCCTTTAG
- a CDS encoding carbon starvation CstA family protein codes for MVTFWVSIIILLVGYFLYGTFVERVFAPQEQRSTPALRLNDGVDYVPMNWKRDFLIQLLNIAGLGPIFGAIQGALWGPVAFIWIVLGGIFAGAVHDYLVGMLSVRHDGANLPAIVGNYLGSKMKQFVNIFTVVVLILVGTVFMTGPAQLLAKLTPAHLTYTFWLAVILAYYFLATILPVDKIIGRVYPLFGAVLIIMAIGIIGGIMVKGYHIPELTLANLHPQGAPLWPLLFITIACGAISGFHATQSPIIARCLENERYGRRVFYGAMIVESIIALIWAAAAMTFFGGTNGLANGLKSLGGPAGIVNQASFTLLGTIGGVLAVLGVIVLPVTSGDTAFRAARLTIAEFLGLKQGPIINRYKIAIPIFAIGFILSQIDFTIVWRYFAWSNQTLAMIALWAAAVYLARQRSFHWVATLPATFMTAVSITYILQAPEGLHLATSISYPVGIAAAALALLAFLWQVYSREAVLSGAKPKPETR; via the coding sequence ATGGTAACTTTCTGGGTATCCATCATAATCCTCCTGGTGGGCTATTTCCTTTACGGAACTTTTGTCGAGAGGGTCTTTGCCCCCCAGGAACAGCGCTCCACCCCGGCACTGAGGCTCAACGACGGCGTTGACTATGTGCCCATGAACTGGAAACGGGACTTCCTGATCCAGCTCTTAAACATTGCCGGCCTGGGGCCCATTTTCGGCGCCATCCAGGGGGCCCTGTGGGGGCCGGTGGCCTTTATCTGGATCGTCCTGGGCGGTATCTTTGCCGGCGCCGTCCATGATTACCTCGTCGGCATGCTCTCCGTGCGCCACGACGGCGCCAACCTGCCGGCCATTGTCGGCAATTACCTTGGTTCCAAGATGAAACAATTCGTTAATATTTTTACCGTCGTCGTCCTCATCCTGGTAGGTACCGTCTTCATGACCGGCCCGGCCCAGCTCCTGGCCAAGCTAACTCCTGCGCACTTAACCTATACTTTCTGGCTGGCCGTCATTTTAGCCTATTACTTCCTGGCGACAATTTTGCCTGTTGATAAAATTATTGGTAGGGTTTATCCCCTCTTCGGCGCCGTGCTAATTATTATGGCCATAGGGATTATCGGCGGGATTATGGTTAAAGGGTATCATATTCCTGAATTAACCCTGGCCAACCTGCATCCCCAGGGAGCGCCCCTGTGGCCCCTTCTCTTTATCACCATTGCCTGCGGCGCCATCAGCGGTTTCCACGCCACCCAGTCGCCTATAATCGCTCGCTGCCTGGAAAATGAGCGTTATGGCCGCCGGGTCTTTTATGGGGCCATGATTGTTGAATCGATTATCGCCCTTATCTGGGCCGCTGCTGCCATGACTTTCTTTGGCGGCACCAACGGCCTGGCTAACGGTTTAAAGAGCCTGGGCGGTCCGGCCGGCATCGTCAACCAGGCCTCCTTTACCCTCCTGGGTACCATTGGCGGCGTCCTGGCCGTCCTGGGGGTTATCGTCCTGCCCGTCACCTCCGGTGATACCGCCTTCCGGGCAGCAAGGCTCACCATTGCCGAATTCCTGGGGTTAAAGCAGGGGCCCATAATTAACCGCTATAAAATTGCCATTCCCATCTTTGCCATAGGTTTTATTTTGAGCCAGATTGACTTCACCATCGTGTGGCGTTACTTCGCCTGGTCCAACCAGACCCTGGCCATGATTGCCCTCTGGGCCGCCGCCGTCTACCTGGCCCGGCAGCGCAGCTTCCACTGGGTGGCTACACTTCCGGCTACCTTCATGACGGCCGTCAGCATCACCTATATCCTCCAGGCGCCGGAAGGCCTGCACCTGGCCACCAGCATTTCCTACCCGGTAGGTATAGCCGCAGCCGCCCTGGCTCTGCTGGCCTTCCTGTGGCAGGTTTACAGCCGGGAAGCTGTCTTAAGCGGCGCCAAACCCAAACCGGAGACCAGGTAA
- the amrA gene encoding AmmeMemoRadiSam system protein A produces MGRILDVAFMPHPPLMVPEVGRGEVARIKATVAAARKLAARVAAHQPEVIIIISPHGPVFRDAVGIWATGELKGDLAAFRAGEVKFTYPLDLKLSRAIAEAARESGLPVAWLDDAACRRYGLTPELDHGMMVPLYYLRQAGIATPLVAMGMAFLERQQLYAFGAALARAIETGPHRVLLVASGDLSHRLLPGAPAGYDPRGREFDARVKELLARLDVEGILAIPEDLAEKAGECGLRSFIMGLGALDGYEVRGEVLSYEGPFGVGYLVAHLEPAGKDPGRSLLAEAKEPEAESLPVRLARQSLEHYLRTGKVLPVPEPLPQELAGRAGVFVSIKKHGSLRGCIGTIGPTRANLAEEIIYNALAAGLEDPRFPPVTVEELPELQYSVDVLSEPEPATLADLDPKVYGVIVSCGRRRGLLLPDLEGIDTVEEQVAIARQKGGIGPDEPYQLERFKVTRYH; encoded by the coding sequence ATGGGACGCATACTGGATGTGGCCTTTATGCCCCACCCGCCGCTTATGGTCCCGGAGGTCGGGCGCGGCGAGGTGGCAAGGATTAAGGCTACGGTGGCAGCGGCCAGGAAACTGGCAGCCAGGGTGGCTGCCCACCAGCCGGAGGTAATAATTATCATTTCCCCCCACGGCCCGGTTTTCCGCGACGCCGTGGGAATCTGGGCCACCGGGGAGCTAAAGGGTGATCTGGCGGCCTTTAGAGCCGGGGAAGTCAAGTTTACTTATCCTTTGGACCTGAAGCTCAGCCGGGCCATAGCTGAGGCGGCCCGGGAAAGCGGGCTGCCGGTGGCCTGGCTGGACGATGCCGCCTGCCGCCGTTACGGGTTAACCCCGGAACTGGACCACGGTATGATGGTGCCCCTCTATTACCTGCGCCAGGCAGGTATTGCTACCCCCCTGGTAGCCATGGGCATGGCCTTCCTGGAAAGGCAACAGCTCTATGCCTTTGGCGCTGCCCTGGCCCGGGCCATTGAAACCGGCCCCCATCGTGTTCTGCTGGTGGCCAGCGGCGATCTTTCCCACCGGCTCCTGCCCGGGGCACCGGCCGGGTACGACCCGCGGGGCAGGGAGTTTGATGCCAGGGTAAAGGAGCTTTTGGCTCGCCTGGACGTGGAGGGCATCCTGGCCATACCGGAAGATCTGGCGGAAAAAGCCGGCGAGTGCGGCCTGCGTTCCTTTATAATGGGTCTGGGGGCCCTGGACGGCTATGAAGTGCGGGGTGAGGTTTTGTCCTACGAAGGCCCCTTTGGCGTCGGTTACCTGGTCGCCCACCTGGAGCCTGCAGGGAAAGATCCGGGGCGGAGCCTGCTGGCTGAAGCAAAAGAACCGGAAGCAGAGTCGCTGCCGGTGCGCCTGGCCCGCCAGAGCCTGGAGCATTACCTGCGCACCGGCAAGGTGCTACCCGTTCCCGAACCCCTGCCCCAGGAACTGGCCGGCCGGGCCGGTGTCTTTGTATCTATCAAGAAACACGGCAGTTTAAGGGGATGTATCGGTACCATCGGCCCAACCAGGGCCAACCTGGCCGAGGAGATTATTTACAACGCCCTGGCAGCCGGTCTGGAAGATCCCCGTTTTCCCCCGGTAACAGTAGAAGAACTGCCGGAACTCCAGTATTCGGTAGACGTCTTGAGCGAACCCGAACCGGCTACCCTGGCTGACCTGGACCCCAAGGTATACGGCGTCATCGTCAGCTGCGGCCGGCGGCGGGGACTGCTCCTCCCGGATCTGGAGGGCATTGATACCGTTGAAGAACAGGTGGCTATTGCCCGCCAGAAGGGCGGCATCGGTCCCGATGAACCATACCAGCTGGAAAGGTTTAAGGTTACACGCTACCATTAA
- the argC gene encoding N-acetyl-gamma-glutamyl-phosphate reductase, producing the protein MVKAGIIGATGYTGAELVRILSRHPEVELVALTSRHYAGEEMAGVYPALTGYTSLPCEALTPEEVLERAEVVFIALPHGHAVKVATRALGKGVRVIDLGADLRFREAKTYEEWYKIPHGNPELAAHAVYGLPEIHRKAIRQARVVANPGCYPTSVILGLAPLLKAGYIDPATIIIDAKSGVSGAGREAKVTSLFVECHENINPYGVAGHRHTPEIEQELSALAGTEVKVSFTPHLLPISRGILSTMYATLARPATEAELRQVYQDFYAGEPFIHLLPPGRWPHTRWVYGSNNCHINLTVDGRTGRVVVASAIDNLTKGASGQAVQNFNLMCGFPETMALAAPGICP; encoded by the coding sequence TTGGTCAAAGCAGGCATTATCGGCGCTACGGGCTATACCGGTGCCGAACTGGTGCGTATCTTAAGCAGGCACCCGGAAGTGGAGCTGGTGGCCCTTACCTCCCGGCATTATGCCGGCGAGGAGATGGCTGGCGTTTACCCGGCCCTTACCGGTTATACCAGCCTCCCATGTGAAGCTTTAACCCCGGAAGAAGTCCTGGAGCGGGCCGAAGTGGTCTTTATCGCCCTGCCCCACGGCCACGCTGTAAAGGTAGCCACCCGGGCCCTGGGGAAAGGTGTCAGGGTCATCGACCTGGGCGCCGACCTGCGCTTCCGGGAGGCAAAAACTTACGAGGAATGGTACAAAATCCCCCACGGTAATCCTGAACTGGCAGCTCACGCCGTCTACGGATTGCCCGAAATCCATAGAAAAGCCATACGCCAGGCCCGGGTGGTCGCCAACCCTGGCTGTTATCCCACCAGCGTCATTCTAGGCCTGGCGCCCCTGCTCAAGGCCGGTTATATCGACCCGGCAACCATCATTATCGATGCCAAATCGGGTGTGTCCGGGGCCGGCCGGGAGGCCAAAGTAACCAGCCTTTTTGTCGAGTGCCATGAAAACATCAATCCTTACGGCGTCGCCGGTCACCGCCATACCCCGGAGATCGAACAGGAACTGAGCGCTCTTGCGGGGACGGAGGTGAAGGTATCCTTTACCCCCCACCTCCTGCCTATCAGCCGGGGAATCTTAAGCACCATGTATGCCACCCTGGCCCGCCCGGCGACGGAAGCAGAACTCCGGCAGGTTTATCAGGACTTTTACGCCGGAGAGCCTTTTATCCATCTCCTGCCGCCGGGCAGGTGGCCCCATACCCGCTGGGTCTACGGCAGCAACAACTGCCATATCAACTTGACTGTGGATGGCCGTACCGGACGGGTCGTGGTGGCCAGCGCCATCGACAACCTGACCAAAGGCGCTTCCGGCCAGGCGGTGCAAAACTTCAATCTCATGTGCGGCTTCCCGGAAACTATGGCCCTGGCTGCACCGGGAATATGCCCTTAA